TAGGCCCATACACCTTTAAACTTCTCAAGGATCAGTTTCTTTTTTTCCATCACTTCATTACAATAAACTAAGGAATAACTAAGGGTGCACATATGGGACCAGATCTGCGGTTTCGGTCCCATCTGTTTTCTATGTGGATGGGTGTCCAATCCGTACATGAATGCGGATATTAGACTTAGAATCCGGCATGTGTAGGATTGGATACGGATAAGACTAAATCCGGTTCAATCAGGGCCATGCACACCCTAATAAATAACAATTTGTCAATTGTACAAGTTGCCGTTTAAAAGAATAattgatttaaattaatgaattagaAGCGGAATCCCTTAAAACTATATCAATTCTTTAACCTCTAAAATAATGTCTACACATGATTCAACTTGTTGCTAAAAGCTTTCTGTATTTCTTTATTTCCACACCAACCATATTATctcataagaaaaaatattttggacCCTTAACTTCTTGTCAGGTAAATCATATGAATTGTTATTACGCTTCAAAGTTCAAATACAACTTGAATTAGAAATACCAAATTATTTTAAAGGCTTTAAGAGATTGGACTATGGGATGAGCATACTTATTTAAAGTGAAAGATATTAAAAAAGATCAAATTGGGTGCTATTATAAAATGGGAACACTCTCTCATTCACCCAAAGGCTTTCATACTCCTTCGTATGAAAGAGTGAGTGAAAGTAGAGATTGCCAGACTAAACATCATCCTCTTGGAAAAACAATTGCTTGAGCGGATGAAGATCTTCCTCTCAACcatatttttcagttttttttaatATACTTTAAAACTCTTTAACGCGGCCCATTCAAGTTTTATTATTGAAATAACCAGAAAATACTTGAGAAGCATATTTGCATTAGTCTAGGTGTGATTAATTTCTCTCCACCGTGCGAAAACACTCATTTACCCAGTCTCTAACTGGATTTGAAAGTGACTGAGTGTATTTAATACTTATTCCATagccttctatttttttttaggaaaagaggtgatagacacatttttgtgtccgatttgtctcgattctatatattgttagggctcatttttgtatttattatggtgttttatttatttgtaggtatttttggccaataaacatttttggaaaaaattggctcgaaaagttgtcggaaagcatccagaggacatttgctatccggactctcactttggatacggggtaacctaattactaaggggcatcccatttccaggaagtttctaatcgcacccctactctagataaggggaaaccatcttcaacattcaaaaatcaggtttttcgcgggaaaaaaatgcagttaaagagcagttttggcaatcgtgatttgaaggagtttgaggtcgattaaacctctgattttcataggatagactcttatgggtctaggaatctgatatgagtgtttaaatcgattagaatgggctcaatcgacggatttttctcacaacaagaaaatatggaaagtcacgtgtgtgacctgttttagggaattttagagagattaaagcgctgtaaaccttcccaaagatttgtatctatctaaggaagagtttagaataaaaaggaaagctcagaaacgagTAGAAATCcttaaacaagaaattgtcgtaacttggccgtgaagagaaggaaagagattttggaagatttgggagagatttaatcggtatttttgatataaatagatgtcttgggtcatatagaagaggtgtcaagagtttgggaacctaaggagatccagagaagaagaaatcagagctttaccaaactatgtttctgctgctgctgctgaagaagaagaagaacgcgaagaacattgacgctcggtagacagtcgcaaaaaagtgtcgttgtttaacagctgaagaacattaagctgttcagggaagtcttattctagggtcttaaaatcagcgacaaagcaacagtttttctgtaacagctgttttgcaacaccaatacactgttgcaaacagtctgtgttattacttttcactcttttaatcatcttttgagcaacaaacacatattttgagatcatgattaatatgaggagttaaaccccattgctgaggcgatagaggaagctatttttccaacaaaaagtggtatattctattttatctttttatttgcaataattatatgattatttgccttgaactattattgaatatgatttttatttgagtgattgtgatctattttgatggagtatgtttagttttaagacttttgacgcttcatacttggtatttacaattattacttttgaaaatctacttgttgcaatattttagaatcaaattaaacaagaaaattgcacaaatataagtattgatttaatcactttgaatttggaaaatagtggaatcttagcctcagtgtttcttttagtattgatatcatctttgattgagtttgctataatgtttagtgagttttatattttactattagaatttaagtctaattaatatccttcacaagtctgagaatcgaaccacttttaccactatctacaaatcacatcaagagGTTTCCCTCATATCTTCATATTATAGATACAACCGGACCATAACGTCCATAGTTTGAGGTTCGATAAATCATTACATCTTGATTCCAGGTCTGTATGTTCGAATAAGTTAGTATTGAGCAAAGAGCATTTTCAGATCAGGCATGTTTAATAACATACTTGTTATAAAAAACAGATAACTTGGCGGCCCAAATTATATTTGATCTTATTACTAAAGTACATGATTTAGCTAACAATTTAATATAAAAATTAGAGTTGTTGTGGAAGTCTCCATCGATTTTGTATCTCTGATCTTTTGTGTTTGCTTACTTgtttataagcaacaaaataGTAGGTTTGGAATCACCGTTGAATGTGATGATGTGCTCACTCCGCTCCATAGCCCAATTGAAAGCTGTCGCGGCTCCTTGTTCCTCTATTTGATCTCTGGTTGAAGTGGTAGAATAACTGAtctccatttatttatttttcgtccCACACAATTTGCAAAcagcaaaaacaacaaaaaccatAGAAAACATATAATAGCGAATTCGGAATTGTAACTAAGCGTCGCCCATTGGTGCCATGCCTGATTCATAACTAGAAAGCTTCTCCGGTCCTTCACGAGTCGGGGCTAAAACCCCGGAAATGAAAAAAGCCAAAATAGGAATAAGACTTGATATTATTAGAAATGCCCAGAAAATTTCATATTTGTAAAGTAGAAATATAGACGCACTCCTATGAATGTGGAAAAAATATATATTGGATTTTTTTGATTCAATCTGGAATTTGAATTAAGCTATAACTGTTTAGTCAAAATACCAATGAATTTTGATTGAACTCCCCTGTTTTTTGCTGTAGGTCATTTTGTTTCAAGGTTCATCGAGTGGAGTCCTATTTTCAGTTATTTCGATTCCATTACAATATGCTAGAGACATATTATGCTCTTATTACAAACTTATCGTTTTTATCTTGTCtcatattttttctaaaaaaagagaaaaaataattACATATTCTTTTAGTTATAATTTATgaatttttttattaagattaTATTAAGATACTATTAAGAATATTAGGAATTTTATATGAATGTTATATATTTTATGCATATAATAAAAAGGTATTGGTTTATTCCTTTTGTTAAGGATTAGATAAATTCCTATCTCTAAGATTTGTTAGAGGTAACAACAATGTATTCGAGTGTGCAATATTAGGACAATAAGGGTGGACTCCCGTCCTTGACTGGTCAACTGGACTCATTTAACTAGTAAGGACGATTTTTTTTGATCAGTCAACTGAATTTTACGAGGACTCGTTTAAAAGAACACTGTGAAAAATCTATTGTGGGTAAAAACATGTATAAAAAtgttgtttttgaaatttttaaTAAGGAATAGCAAATATCATAATTCCACCCCTTTTTAATCCCCTATTTGGTAAACAACTTCAAACTGGTGGCCTCAGGGACGTGCCTAGAAAGGGGCTAGTCTGGGCCATAGCCCGTCCCTAAATCTGGCCCAACAAAAAACTTGTACTGAAATTTGTTGAAAATTTTGTTTTAGCCGACCAGCGTAAGGTATTTTAATTTCTTAGATGTACTTTTAGGCTTTAGCAACCTGATGAGATAATATTTATCCATTTGATAGAAGTTTTAATTTATCAGTAAAAAGAATAGCTTTCTCTTGATATTATTGTCACTTTTCGGTCGTGGTCATTTCTTGTTAATGATTTTGTACTTTTTAATTTTTAGTATCTATCTACTTAGTATTTCATTTGTGGATATAAACTATCTACCAGCTACGAGATTTGTCGCAAAAAACTTACCGCAATTGTAGCAAAAAGTTTGTCGCGGCCTCCAACCGCCACGGAAATTACTGATAATCCAGTCCTACTCAAGGAGAAATCATGATTATGTCCTTGATGGCCTCCGTATAACACATATTCGAAGTTTCGGACTAGGTCATTACTGTTATAGCCTAATGACTTTACCGCTATACTAAGGTGacattttctcaagataggacaATTTTCTTTTGGATCCTCAGTTTCCTGTTAGGTAAGCATGTTCGTATAAAGCTTCAAAGTTAAAATACAAGCTGCATTGAAAACGGCAGGATATTTTGAAGGCTCAAATGAAGTAATGCCAAACCTGCCTAGCATACGTACACACAGTGGTAACATAGGTGATCTCCATCTTCATAGCAGACACTAATGGGCCTCTCTACTAAACAGTAGACTCCTTCACAATGATGGGCCTCCACAGCACGTGTTGGTGGTTGTTGGACTCATCTGAGTAATCCAGATCGATTACACGTGAAATAGGACGATAGTGATTTTGGTCCCCAATTCTCGTCTTTTCTAGTCTTCAGTCTTCTTCCCACAACCACCACTTCAATTTTACCCCCACCCATAAAACGTACGTACCACCATATTCACAGCCCACTACAGCACTGCCACTGGAAGCTTACTGTTCATACTTTAAAGCTTTTATGTTTGCAGGTTTTGTTtcccttcaccatcatcatcccAAAATCATACACCAATCAACGATGTGTTTGTGCGTTCTGCGACACCGTGAACCACGCAATGAAAGATCGAAACAATCTAGACAAGTACCGCCAACAGCCCCACTTAAACGTACAATCTTTTTATGCATGATTAGCTACTCAATttcgaaataaaaaataaaaacttctTCACTGTGTAGTGTTCTATGATCCCCACAAATCTTTTACGTGCAAAAAGATTTTTTTCGAAAAGAAAGCGAAACGTAATGAAAAGGAGAACTGTGTGTAGTACCTGTTGGTGTTGCAGTTTTAAAGAAAGTGTGAAGTTTGCCTTTTGTTAACGTAAAAAGTGGACATGCAGTTTGTTTACAACAATATATGGTGTGGTTTCACCAAAACATCCAAAGATATGGCATGATCTATTATTAGAATTCTCCTACCAAAAGGAATTGCCTCGCAACATTTTCTAATACATTTTATCTTTATGTTTGCCACATTTTCTgaatacatacaaatgaaatgcattctatatatatatatctaccaACAAGCTTCCAAATGCATTCTTGCAAATGGTTTTTCTTTTGTAGTTGTTGTTTTGGTGAAGGAAGAACTGTTAGGTACTGGGGTTACCAAATCACACAAAGCAAAACAATCTTCACTAAATTGGTAATGAAATTTGGTAATCCCATGCAGCAGACTTGGAAAAAGGAGGGTGTACGAATATCCACTGTATATTTGACGATGGTTCTTCTATTGTATGTTCATTATTGGTTTCGTGATTAAATAGTTCTGAATTTGAAAAACAAAACGAAACAGGATTACCACTAGTTCATCGTGATTAATTAAAGTAACGAACAAGGAAATTTAACCAAATATTTAAACAAGTGGTTTGAAGATCTTTCGAACAAGTTAacaattttgttttgtcatgatCTTTATACTTTAGACAAAATCAAGATTTGGTTAGAGCTAAGCTATAATAGGCTTTATTAAACCTACAAGAAAAGAACAACGTCTTCCATTGTTGTTCATAGAATCTAATCTACTTCTGCCCACCCTCAATAGTCGAATATGTCTATGGTCGCGTCATGAGATTTACCATTAATTATTGTCTCTCATAAATATGATTCGCCTTTTACATCATCACCGCAATCAAATATTATACCGTACACCTAACTCTGGAATCATCACAAGCTCTTCCTAGAAAAATCTTAATATTCCATTTCATCGAAACTCCTGTTAAAATTTAAATTTGTGGTACTCCTGTTAAAATTTAAATCACTGATGGTGTTTTCTAACTGCCTGATTAAACTATACATGATTTGGTGTTTGATTAGCAATACCTTTCGATGAACAGAAATACGTCTAAAAAATTAATTACGCACACCGTTTAttatttctatttagttttctacATATTTGGACTGTTTATTATGGACCCATTTTCAATATATTATTAGTCATATGACTTTTTTGAGGCTTTCATGGTCCCTACAATCTCATCTCTCAGAACCTCTTTTCTTTCCACTACCACCACCTCTATAATAACATACTCCTGCACTAGTAACTGCAAAAACACTCAGAGTgaactcaaaaaatttcaaaaagaatGGGGAATTACAAGTTTAGATTATCAGATATGATGCCAAATGCATGGTTTTACAAGCTCAAAAATGGTCATCCTCATCCAGTTAAGAACAAGCAAAAAAATCTCCACCAACACCATTATCTGATacaaacaccaccaccaactagtTCAACACCATCGTATCATCATCAAACAGAGAAAATTTCTCATCCTAGGCATTCTTATTACTTCACTAGAGAAATTCACATTAAACCTGAAGCCAATGATCAAGTACTTCTTGATATTCATAAGGCCATTCAGAATTCATCACCAAAAAACACAAAAGTTTCCGACCTTCATTacattgcagcagcagcagagccaCCAAGAAAATCATCCAAAAGATCAAGGCCAAAGAACAGTCGAAGAACAAGTACAGTTAACAATAAATCCGTTTCTTCAGTTTCATCGTCTTGCAATTGTCGAGATACTCGAGAATCATCATCATCCACAAGGAGTTCTGCTAGCAAGTCTGATTCTACAGCTGCTGCTTCTCCTGAACTAGACAATGATCAAGAATGTGCTGAATCAATAACAGTTGACGCTAACTCAGTGTCTATGTCGATGTCTAGTAGTACCACATCTTGTAGTTGCAGAGTAAGTGCTTCGACTACTGATATTATTATAGATATTATTGATAGTAAAAGATCTTCTGCTGAGAAATTCGATGATGGATTCGATCCCATTACGGAGCTTGAACTTCCTCCGATTATAACAAAGCTTCCAAAAGAATTCATCCAAAACAAGACGAAAGAACAAAAATCATCCAGAAGAAGAAACTCAACTAGTAGTAGAGATAAGGAGGAAAAAAATGTTCATGGGTCACTTTCTACGAAAGAACAAAAATCTAGTCCTTTTGTTCGATCTCCGGGACTTAAGCTTCGATCAAATTCTCCAAGAATTCTGTCACGTAAAGTCCACTCCAAAGACATGACGATGACGTTCCTTGGAGCAAAGCCAAATAAGCAACGTACCACCACCACCGGAACCAAGAAGCCGACAACAATCTCATCGTCGAAACTAATACCGGTGGTGTCGTCGAATGTGTCGGATAGTTTTGCAGTCATAAAATCTTCATTTGATCCTCAAAGAGATTTTAGAGAATCAATGGTGGAGATGATTGTTGAGAATGATTTAAGGAAATCAGGTGAATTAGAAGAATTATTAGCTTGTTATCTTTCATTAAATTCAAATGAATATCATGATATCATTGTTAAAGTATTTCAACAAATTTGGTTTGATCTTACTGACATTCATTATGTTAGTAATAGTAGTATCTCAATTGTACAATAATAGTCCTATTGGATTCAATAAAGAAGTTCTTAATTTCTCTCAAAACAAAGATCGAAACAGAGCAGTATTTAGTGGCTCAATTTCtttattcttgtaatttgttttatTCTATACAATTCATTTTCAATAACGGGTGCATTCAGTGGAATTGTGAGGGAGATTTGCACCAATGTTCTCAAACGGGGAATTTACTAATTCATGAGACTCACGTCCTAGATCAAGCCACGTTTTTCAGAAGAGATTTGCACCACTTATATGAAAACGTAGAATTTACTAAATCATGACACCCACATTTTAGATCAAGTCGCGTTTCTAGAAAAATTTAAGGTATATTTTGTGAATTAAGAATGAAATTTGTAGTACTGATCTGAAAATATGAAATCTGTTGTTCAAACCACGTCTCCCAAAAATTTCAACATATATTTTGTAAAAATGTAGAGATTTTTGtatcatttattcaaaaacatAAAACTTAATAATCCATGACATTTACAGTTTATATCAAGTCAGGTTTCCAACAAAATGTTACATTTATTCCCCTGAAATGCACCAAAAATTTGTACCATTGATTTGAAAACGTGGACTCTGGTTATCCATTACATAATAACGAAACCATGTCTCTGGAAAGAGTTCCACCGTTTTTATTTCGGGCTTTTTGTTCGGTCAATTTGTCATGCCTCGATTGTTGCTATCTGACAAAGTGAATAAATGTCTGTTGTCTGAAGAGTGACCCCAATTGTGAAAAAGAtgagattcattcaaactaaagACAATAAAAGATTCATTCATGGGTACACTGACAGAATTTTTTACAGCTATAAGGTACAAAAACGACTCATTTTTATGCACAGAAGGAGAAAACTTTGAGATGGGAAGTTGAGTTTTGCTATAAATAATAGACAAATGCTATCCCAAACGATTTTGTGGGATGGCTTCCCGCAAAAACGATTTCTTTATCGTTAGATCATCAAATCAACGATTAGATTAACACTCAGGAAAGGACCCACCATTTTTAGGATATGACTCACCATTTTCCCTAAAGGGTTCAAGGCTGTTAGATCTGAATTTTAGCatgatctaacggtaaagaaACCGTTTTTGCGAGATAGCACTGCTCTAAATAATATACGAGAAAAGAAAAGTAGAAATTGAAACATTCTGGTAAAAGAATTGAAAAAAGAGAAAAGGAGTgtcattttttactttttttttgttgatgagcCCAAAAATGTTTAGAACATTTCAAATCTTGTCTAAAGGTGATAtgatttaattcatttttctaAGTTGGAAAAGTTAAAGTGAGTTTTTTCACAAGCAATTTGAACTTCAAAAGTTGTAAATTTAACAAGGGTGATTAGTATTTTGTGCACAAtccaatctcttgaaaattgttGTTTTAACGGTTACTAATCTCATTGTTCACTATTCAAATGTATAATTGAGATTTGAGCTAAAGCAAAATAATGAGAATGCTGGAAAATTGATGTTTATGGATAATTCAAAGCTAAACACAAGAGATTCACTGTTCGTAGATCAGCCGTGACAGTCTGATAGAgtgtaattcttttttttttgttcatccaTGTATACGTCTCCGTGTGGATACCCTAATTATCTCATAAGCAAAAAAATTTGTCAAACTAAATGTGAGTTAACCGTAACACATGCATCTCACCCGCAACCGAATAACAATCAAGTGGCGCATTTTTTAAACATTTTCGCCCATAAATGCAATGTTTAAAGCGTGGACAAGTTCATAAGAGTACCAGAGGAATTATACTCGCATGAGCTCTAAAGCTTATCAAGTGGTAGTAAAAGCAAGTTTTCAAGTTATCGAGAAAGTAATTATTCAAACCACCACTGGTAACTCTAATTTGTATTATCCGATGATAGTTAATTTCCTAAAATCGAAATAAAATTTTCAATCTTAATGATTCTCATTAAATCCATCAATAATAATTCCTCCAATCTGATCAAATTTCGTACTTAGTTAAAACTCATCAAAATTCTCTCTTTATTTTGAGATTGACATTTATATGTTTGTCTTTTCGAAAAAGCAATTCCAAACTTGCTTTTTTTGGTTCTACAAAGAAAGATTCGAGTCATATCTTGTTTATTTGTATTGATCTGATGATAAAGAGAGAAATGATCATCCACCAACATTCAACTTTTttcagaagaaaaacaaaaggtaAACATAAATACGTATATACTCGAGCACACTGCTTTGACTCAAGAGAAAGTTAATGAGCAGAGGGTCTCATTCTTTCAGGTGATCTTGATCTCATCAATGCTCAAACACATCTTTTTTACTTGCCTCAACGGCCATGTAAAAGATCAAAATGCATGTGAATTGATAAACTATTGTTTAAGGGGTTGGTAGACTGTTTGTTCGCTAGATCCCAAGTTGTACCTACCATTCTTTGGGGTGTCAAAAAAGTaaacaaacaacaacaatagTGGTTAATGTAACGATGATTAATTTAAGACCTCGTATACAAAACTAAGGAAggtaaattaattaattaaggaTTCATTTTTTCAGAGCGGAGTCGATTGATGCCACTTGCTCAGAACAGGTTCATTTCTGAGGTTAATGGTTATTCTAATAGTAACGTTATATTGTGTGCTGCAACAGGTGGTGATCCTGATACTCTGCTACACCTGCCGGGAAAACCCTGATGAAAAATCTGATGAACCATTTTTTAACAAGTGTTTATTAATCAAATTCAGTGAAATTTTGAACTCCCGGTTTTTAGTAACGGATTTTCCACGACATTTTTCACACTTAACCTAAGAGTTAAAGAATATGAATAATAGACTCTCGAATGTGAGAATCACAGTCATGGATCTGTAGTAGAGTCAAGGTTGTAAATGGATAAGAGGAAATCTTACATTAACTTTTGTGTTGTACGTATACTATGTATTGTGCATATCTTTCCACAATATCCTAATGGAAACTAACTACTCTTGGTCGGAGTCAGATGACAAACAGTAAATGGTGGGGATACCGGTGACCACCAGCAACAAGTACTACTGCACATTTTAACGTAGTTAATTAATTTCATATAGTGTCATTTGATTCGTACAGCCTTATGCGAAAACCGATTTCACAGTCAAGCCCGTGTcgctgtagtacagtggtaaaatcACAATAGATGGAACAGTATTTAAAATCAGGATGCACATCCTGATGAATTGGTCTCTACTGTGTTAACACAACAAACGCAGACATCCCTTTGCGTAGTTTTCAGTGTAGACGTGCTCGTTACTGTCTCCTCCATTGTCATATGGATGAGCCGACCAGATCGAGAATGAGTATTATACTTAAAAGATAGCTTTTCAATGGTCAAATGTACATGAATGAATGATCATTATCCATCACGATCCCTGCGTGTGTAGCTAAGAGTGAATGAGAAGGAGGGATGTGTTAGTTTGTGGTTCACACAGTGAGACAGAAAAATAACCCTGTACGATAGAGATGGAACAGATGATATGatcacaaaattaattaagacgAATGGTCATTGTATACGTGCGAGTGTGTTATAGTAAATGGAAGGATTGAAAGGGCCATTACAACAAAAAAACAGAGAAAAGTATGTCTTGTTGGTAACTCTATCTGTATGATAATTAATTGATCAAGATCCTTCGATTAGTCTCATTCAACAATCAACTTGTTAGTTCACTAGAGAAAAGTCTACCTATATAGTTGTTATGAATAATGCTATATGTACATAGATAGATAGACCCAAGAACACTAAACCGATTTAGAAATTAATAGTTACATACAAAGAAGTTTTAAACATGCAGATAATAAGATCAGTAAACAGAACTTATCTATCTGTCTTATTTCATGTGCTCAATcaaaaaattatccttttaaacATTGATTTGTCTATCTGAATCTTAAAGACCCATGACATTCACAATTTAGATCTAT
This DNA window, taken from Papaver somniferum cultivar HN1 chromosome 3, ASM357369v1, whole genome shotgun sequence, encodes the following:
- the LOC113357829 gene encoding transcription repressor OFP2-like, with protein sequence MGNYKFRLSDMMPNAWFYKLKNGHPHPVKNKQKNLHQHHYLIQTPPPTSSTPSYHHQTEKISHPRHSYYFTREIHIKPEANDQVLLDIHKAIQNSSPKNTKVSDLHYIAAAAEPPRKSSKRSRPKNSRRTSTVNNKSVSSVSSSCNCRDTRESSSSTRSSASKSDSTAAASPELDNDQECAESITVDANSVSMSMSSSTTSCSCRVSASTTDIIIDIIDSKRSSAEKFDDGFDPITELELPPIITKLPKEFIQNKTKEQKSSRRRNSTSSRDKEEKNVHGSLSTKEQKSSPFVRSPGLKLRSNSPRILSRKVHSKDMTMTFLGAKPNKQRTTTTGTKKPTTISSSKLIPVVSSNVSDSFAVIKSSFDPQRDFRESMVEMIVENDLRKSGELEELLACYLSLNSNEYHDIIVKVFQQIWFDLTDIHYVSNSSISIVQ